The following proteins come from a genomic window of Paucimonas lemoignei:
- the hisP_2 gene encoding ABC transporter: MYKLTIDGLHKSYGDNKVLKGVSLKASSGDVICLIGASGSGKSTFLRCINFLEQPDDGAMSLDGQQVRMVSDSGGMRVADADELQSIRTRLAMVFQHFNLWAHMTVLENITMAPRRVLGVSKVEAEARARKYLDKVGLPERVADQYPAFLSGGQQQRVAIARALAMEPEIMLFDEPTSALDPELVGEVLKVIQGLAEEGRTMIMVTHEMSFARKVANQIVFLHQGQIEEAGHPDDVLGNPKSERLQQFLSGNLK; this comes from the coding sequence ATGTACAAACTGACCATCGATGGCCTGCATAAAAGCTACGGCGATAACAAAGTACTCAAGGGTGTTTCGCTCAAGGCCAGCAGCGGCGATGTGATCTGCCTGATCGGTGCCAGTGGCTCGGGCAAAAGCACCTTCTTGCGTTGCATCAACTTCCTTGAACAACCCGACGACGGCGCCATGAGCCTGGACGGCCAGCAAGTGCGCATGGTCAGCGACTCGGGCGGCATGCGCGTGGCCGACGCGGACGAGCTGCAAAGCATCCGCACCCGGCTGGCCATGGTGTTCCAGCATTTCAACCTGTGGGCGCACATGACCGTGCTGGAAAACATCACCATGGCCCCGCGCCGGGTGCTGGGTGTTTCCAAAGTCGAAGCCGAAGCCCGCGCGCGCAAATACCTGGACAAAGTCGGCCTGCCCGAGCGCGTCGCTGATCAATACCCGGCGTTCCTGTCCGGTGGTCAGCAGCAGCGTGTGGCGATTGCCCGCGCCCTGGCGATGGAGCCGGAAATCATGCTGTTCGACGAACCGACGTCGGCCCTCGACCCTGAACTGGTAGGTGAAGTGTTGAAAGTGATCCAGGGCCTGGCTGAAGAAGGCCGGACCATGATCATGGTCACCCACGAAATGAGCTTCGCCCGCAAAGTCGCCAACCAGATCGTGTTCCTGCACCAAGGCCAGATCGAAGAAGCCGGGCACCCGGACGACGTGCTGGGCAACCCCAAGAGCGAGCGGTTGCAGCAGTTTTTGAGCGGGAATTTGAAGTAA
- a CDS encoding ATP-dependent DNA ligase yields the protein MRAFAELYSRLDATTSSNAKLSAMRDYFASVPPEDAAWAVYFLAGGRPRQLVPTKLLREQAMMLGKLPEWLFEESYQAVGDLAETLSLLLPEAVHSSDQGLAIWMEEKLLPLRGLPPQELAERLPTFWSQLDRISLMVCIKLITGSFRVGVSKLLVTRALAALADIDSKRVAQRLVGYTDLSNRPSAEGFQKLIAAESEDEHAQRGGQPYPFFLAHALQQPVDQFETLLGPVDNWQVEWKWDGIRAQLVKRDGRVWIWSRGEELVTDRFPELLTLVQNLPDGTVIDGEIVVWKAPESAAGQADTFELENQNTEPAAPSVQPFALLQQRIGRKTLGKKILEDVPVVMLAYDLLEWQGHDWRSRPQQERRAQLDTLIQASQSPVLLKSPVINAKDWLDLSQQREASRSLGVEGMMLKAKDALYGVGRTKDMGVWWKWKVDPFSVDAVLIYAQRGHGRRASLYSDYTFAVWDGPPESSQRTLVPFAKAYSGLTDEEMRKVDAIVRKTTVEKFGPVSSVTPTLVFELGFEGIALSKRHKSGIAVRFPRMLRWRQDKPVTEADSLSTLQDLLG from the coding sequence ATGAGAGCCTTTGCCGAACTGTATTCCCGACTGGACGCCACGACCTCCAGCAATGCCAAGCTCAGCGCCATGCGTGACTACTTCGCCAGCGTCCCGCCAGAGGATGCCGCCTGGGCCGTGTACTTTCTCGCGGGGGGTCGGCCGAGGCAGTTAGTTCCCACCAAGCTGCTGCGCGAGCAGGCCATGATGCTGGGCAAACTGCCAGAATGGCTGTTCGAAGAGAGCTATCAAGCTGTGGGCGACCTGGCTGAAACCCTGTCCTTACTGTTGCCCGAAGCGGTGCACAGTTCCGATCAGGGCCTGGCGATCTGGATGGAAGAGAAGCTGCTGCCCCTGCGCGGCTTGCCGCCTCAGGAGCTGGCCGAACGGTTACCGACGTTCTGGTCCCAGCTGGACCGGATCAGCCTGATGGTCTGCATCAAGTTGATCACGGGCAGTTTCCGGGTCGGTGTGTCCAAATTGCTGGTCACCCGCGCCCTCGCCGCGCTGGCTGATATCGACAGCAAGCGCGTGGCCCAGCGCCTGGTGGGCTACACCGACCTGTCCAATCGGCCCAGCGCCGAAGGTTTTCAGAAGCTGATCGCCGCAGAATCGGAAGATGAGCACGCCCAACGCGGCGGCCAGCCTTACCCGTTTTTTCTGGCTCACGCCCTGCAACAGCCGGTGGATCAATTCGAAACCTTGCTTGGGCCTGTGGATAACTGGCAGGTCGAATGGAAGTGGGACGGCATTCGCGCCCAACTGGTCAAACGTGACGGCCGCGTGTGGATCTGGTCCAGAGGCGAAGAGCTGGTCACCGACCGCTTTCCCGAGTTGCTAACCCTGGTGCAGAACCTGCCGGACGGCACGGTGATCGATGGCGAAATCGTGGTCTGGAAGGCACCCGAGTCGGCGGCTGGACAAGCCGACACATTCGAGCTGGAAAACCAGAACACCGAACCTGCCGCACCCTCGGTCCAGCCCTTCGCCCTGCTGCAACAGCGCATTGGCCGTAAGACGCTGGGCAAGAAAATCCTCGAAGACGTGCCCGTGGTCATGCTGGCCTATGACCTGCTGGAATGGCAGGGCCACGACTGGCGCAGCCGCCCGCAGCAGGAACGGCGCGCGCAACTGGACACGCTGATCCAAGCGTCGCAAAGCCCGGTGCTGCTGAAGTCCCCGGTGATCAACGCGAAAGACTGGCTGGACCTGAGCCAGCAACGCGAAGCGTCCCGCAGTCTGGGTGTGGAAGGCATGATGCTCAAGGCCAAGGATGCGCTCTATGGCGTCGGCCGCACCAAAGACATGGGCGTCTGGTGGAAGTGGAAGGTCGACCCGTTCAGCGTCGACGCCGTGCTGATTTATGCGCAGCGCGGGCATGGGCGGCGCGCCAGTCTCTACAGCGATTACACCTTCGCTGTCTGGGACGGCCCGCCGGAATCCAGCCAACGCACGCTGGTGCCCTTCGCCAAGGCCTACTCCGGCCTGACCGACGAGGAAATGCGCAAGGTCGACGCTATCGTGCGCAAGACCACCGTCGAAAAATTCGGCCCGGTCAGCAGCGTTACGCCGACCCTGGTTTTCGAACTCGGCTTTGAAGGCATCGCCTTGTCAAAGCGCCACAAGAGCGGCATCGCCGTGCGCTTTCCACGCATGCTGCGCTGGCGACAGGACAAACCTGTAACAGAAGCCGATAGCCTGTCGACGCTACAGGATCTGTTGGGGTAG
- the hisM gene encoding histidine ABC transporter permease component produces MIELLQEYWRPFLYSDGVHITGLAMTMWLLSASIAIGFLVSIPLSIARVSRKFWVRWPVQFYTYLFRGTPLYIQLLICYTGIYSLEAVRAQPVLDSFFRDAMNCTILAFALNTCAYTTEIFAGAIRSMNHGEVEAAKAYGLTGWKLYAYVIMPSALRRSLPFYSNEVILMLHSTTVAFTATVPDILKVARDANSATFMTFQSFGIAALIYLCITFLLVGLFRLAERRWLAFLGPAH; encoded by the coding sequence ATGATCGAACTGCTGCAGGAATACTGGCGCCCCTTCCTTTATAGCGACGGCGTGCACATCACCGGCCTGGCAATGACCATGTGGCTGCTCAGCGCCTCGATTGCCATTGGCTTTCTGGTCTCGATCCCGCTGTCTATCGCCCGCGTATCGCGCAAATTCTGGGTCCGCTGGCCGGTGCAGTTCTACACCTACCTGTTTCGAGGCACGCCGCTCTACATTCAACTGCTGATCTGCTACACCGGTATCTACAGCCTGGAGGCGGTTCGCGCCCAGCCAGTGCTCGACTCGTTCTTTCGCGACGCAATGAACTGCACCATCCTGGCCTTCGCCCTGAACACCTGCGCCTACACCACGGAAATCTTCGCCGGGGCGATTCGCAGCATGAACCATGGCGAAGTCGAAGCGGCCAAGGCTTACGGGCTGACCGGCTGGAAGCTCTACGCCTACGTGATCATGCCTTCGGCACTGCGTCGCTCGTTGCCTTTCTATAGCAACGAAGTGATCCTGATGCTGCACTCGACCACTGTGGCGTTTACGGCCACCGTTCCGGACATTCTCAAAGTCGCGCGGGATGCCAACTCGGCCACCTTCATGACCTTCCAGTCGTTCGGCATCGCGGCGCTCATTTATCTGTGCATCACCTTTCTGCTGGTCGGCCTGTTCCGTCTGGCCGAACGCCGCTGGCTGGCCTTCCTCGGCCCGGCTCACTAG
- a CDS encoding mRNA 3''''-end processing factor, giving the protein MDLVIARPEGLYCPPGDFYIDPWRPVERSVITHGHGDHARTGNEHYLAAAPGEGILRSRLGQDINLQTLEYGETLLHHGVKLSLHPAGHVLGSAQVRLEYKGEVWVASGDYKVEPDGTCAPFEPVRCHTFITESTFGLPIYRWQPQSEIFAGINDWWRANAAIGKASVLFAYSFGKAQRILHGIDPQIGPILVHGAVEPLNRVYREAGVRIPETQYAGDFKKTDPALRQALILAPPSAGGSTWMKRFGEFSDAFASGWMMLRGTRRRRGVDRGFVLSDHADWPGLLWAIEQTGAERVMVTHGSVGVLVRYLREQGLDAQGFVTEYGDEDDASTADAPAAEAKIDNTSEAPA; this is encoded by the coding sequence ATGGATCTTGTTATCGCGCGTCCCGAAGGTTTGTATTGCCCGCCCGGGGATTTTTATATTGATCCGTGGCGACCAGTTGAACGCTCGGTCATCACCCACGGCCACGGTGATCATGCGCGCACGGGCAACGAACACTATCTGGCCGCCGCACCGGGTGAAGGCATCCTTCGCTCACGACTCGGCCAGGACATTAATCTGCAAACCCTGGAGTACGGTGAAACCCTGCTGCACCACGGGGTGAAACTGAGCTTGCACCCGGCAGGCCACGTATTGGGCTCAGCGCAGGTGCGGCTGGAATACAAGGGTGAAGTCTGGGTCGCGTCCGGCGACTACAAAGTCGAACCGGATGGCACCTGTGCGCCCTTCGAACCAGTGCGTTGCCATACCTTCATTACCGAATCGACCTTCGGCTTACCGATCTATCGCTGGCAGCCACAATCGGAAATCTTCGCCGGGATCAACGATTGGTGGCGCGCCAACGCGGCCATTGGCAAAGCCAGCGTGTTGTTCGCTTATTCGTTCGGCAAGGCCCAAAGGATCCTGCATGGTATTGACCCGCAGATCGGGCCAATCCTGGTTCACGGCGCAGTGGAGCCACTGAACCGCGTGTACCGTGAAGCCGGGGTGCGCATCCCTGAAACCCAGTATGCCGGGGATTTCAAAAAGACCGACCCCGCTCTTCGCCAGGCCCTGATTCTTGCTCCGCCCTCAGCGGGTGGCAGCACCTGGATGAAACGCTTCGGTGAGTTCAGCGACGCCTTCGCCAGTGGCTGGATGATGTTGCGCGGGACCCGCAGGCGGCGCGGTGTGGACCGTGGCTTCGTGCTGTCCGATCACGCCGACTGGCCCGGCCTGCTCTGGGCCATCGAGCAAACCGGCGCTGAAAGGGTCATGGTGACCCACGGCTCGGTTGGGGTACTGGTGCGTTATCTGCGTGAGCAAGGCCTGGACGCTCAAGGTTTCGTCACTGAATACGGCGATGAGGACGACGCCTCAACCGCAGATGCGCCAGCCGCTGAGGCCAAAATCGACAACACCAGCGAGGCCCCGGCATGA
- the argT_2 gene encoding extracellular solute-binding protein, translating into MKKAWLTLSALAVCLAAGNAMAKEYKELRFGVDPSYAPFESKAADGSLVGFDIDLGNAICAELKVKCKWVESDFDGMIPGLKARKFDGVISSMTVTPAREKVIDFSNELFSGPTSLVYKKGAGLTADPASLKGKTVGYEQGTIQEAYAKAVLDKAGVKTQAYANQDQVYADLISGRLDASIQDMLQAELGFLKSPQGAGYEVSEPVDSELLPSKTAIGIAKGNKELKALLDKGIKALHDDGKYAEIQKKHFGDLNLYSGK; encoded by the coding sequence ATGAAAAAAGCATGGCTGACCCTCTCTGCATTGGCTGTTTGTCTGGCCGCAGGCAATGCAATGGCCAAGGAATACAAGGAACTGCGCTTTGGCGTCGATCCTTCTTATGCACCTTTCGAATCAAAAGCCGCTGACGGCAGCCTGGTAGGCTTCGACATCGACCTGGGCAACGCTATCTGCGCCGAGCTGAAAGTTAAATGCAAATGGGTCGAAAGCGACTTCGACGGCATGATTCCGGGCCTCAAAGCCCGCAAATTCGACGGCGTGATCTCGTCGATGACCGTGACGCCAGCCCGCGAGAAGGTCATCGACTTCTCCAACGAGCTGTTCTCCGGCCCGACTTCGCTGGTGTACAAAAAGGGTGCAGGCCTCACCGCTGACCCGGCCAGCCTGAAAGGCAAGACCGTGGGCTACGAGCAAGGCACCATCCAGGAAGCCTACGCCAAGGCCGTTCTGGACAAGGCTGGCGTTAAAACCCAGGCCTACGCCAACCAGGACCAGGTTTACGCTGACCTGATTTCCGGTCGTCTGGATGCTTCCATTCAGGACATGCTGCAAGCCGAACTGGGCTTCCTGAAGTCGCCACAGGGCGCTGGCTACGAAGTCAGCGAGCCAGTAGACAGCGAGTTGTTACCTTCCAAAACCGCTATCGGTATCGCAAAAGGTAACAAAGAGCTCAAGGCACTGTTGGATAAAGGTATCAAAGCGTTACACGACGACGGCAAATATGCCGAGATCCAGAAGAAGCACTTCGGCGATCTGAATCTGTATAGCGGTAAATAA
- the hisQ_2 gene encoding amino acid ABC transporter permease has product MFETTLQTLGLASFSLKGFGPLLLEGTWMTIKLSLLSLLLSIVLGLIGAGAKLSSAAVLRVPAQLYTTLIRGVPDLVLMLLIFYSLQTWLSQLTDAMGWDYIEIDAFSAGVVTLGFIYGAYFTETFRGAILSVPRGQVEAATAYGLSRGQRFRFVVFPQMMRYALPGIGNNWQVLLKATALVSIIGLADLVKAAQDAGKSTYQLFYFLVLAALIYLLITSASNVALRWAERRYAAGSREAQR; this is encoded by the coding sequence ATGTTCGAAACAACGCTGCAAACCCTGGGACTTGCCAGCTTCAGCCTCAAAGGCTTCGGCCCGCTGCTGCTCGAAGGCACCTGGATGACCATCAAATTATCGCTGCTGTCGCTGCTGCTGAGCATTGTGCTCGGCCTGATCGGCGCGGGGGCAAAACTGTCGAGCGCCGCCGTCTTGCGTGTGCCGGCGCAGCTGTACACCACGCTGATCCGGGGCGTTCCGGATCTGGTGTTGATGCTGCTGATTTTCTACAGCCTGCAAACCTGGCTGAGCCAACTGACCGATGCCATGGGCTGGGATTACATCGAAATCGATGCCTTCAGCGCAGGCGTGGTTACGTTGGGCTTCATTTATGGCGCGTACTTCACCGAGACCTTCCGCGGCGCGATCCTGTCTGTGCCCCGTGGCCAGGTTGAAGCCGCCACCGCGTATGGCCTCAGCCGCGGCCAGCGTTTTCGCTTTGTGGTGTTCCCGCAAATGATGCGCTACGCCCTACCCGGCATCGGCAATAACTGGCAAGTGCTGCTCAAGGCCACTGCGCTGGTCTCAATCATTGGCCTGGCCGACCTGGTCAAAGCCGCGCAAGACGCAGGCAAGAGCACTTACCAACTGTTTTATTTCCTGGTGCTGGCGGCGTTGATTTATCTGCTGATCACCAGTGCCTCAAACGTTGCCCTGCGTTGGGCTGAACGGCGATATGCCGCAGGCAGCCGGGAGGCACAGCGATGA
- a CDS encoding succinylglutamate desuccinylase/aspartoacylase, which translates to MRHDTHDLIAPVPGTARQIHSFHYGPQDGACKIYIQASLHADELPGMLVAWYLKQRLSELENAGLLLGEIVVVPVANPIGLEQVLMDTPLGRYELESGQNFNRWFVDLSTQVGDAVEHQLNDDPQHNVQLIRRALRSALDAQPAATQLQSLRLTLQRLACDADMVLDLHCDFESVEHLYTTPEAWPQVELLSRYLGAQASMLATDSGGQSFDECFTLVWWQLQQRFGEQFAIPLGSFSVTVELRGQGDVCHALASRDCQALINYLIAYGAIAGEVPTAPQLLYPATPLAAVEPVTTPVGGLLVFCTQPGEYVEAGQLIAEIIDPISDAVMPVHAAHAGLLYARSLRRMATAGMAIAHVAGTEAYRSGYLLSP; encoded by the coding sequence ATGCGTCACGACACCCACGACTTGATCGCGCCGGTGCCCGGCACCGCGCGGCAGATCCATAGTTTTCACTACGGTCCACAAGACGGCGCCTGCAAGATTTACATCCAGGCCTCGCTGCACGCTGACGAGTTGCCCGGCATGCTGGTCGCCTGGTACCTCAAGCAACGTTTGAGCGAGCTGGAAAACGCCGGCCTGCTGCTGGGCGAAATCGTCGTGGTGCCGGTCGCCAACCCCATCGGCCTGGAACAGGTGCTGATGGACACGCCGCTGGGCCGTTACGAGCTGGAGAGCGGGCAGAACTTCAATCGCTGGTTTGTCGACCTCAGCACTCAGGTCGGTGACGCGGTTGAACATCAGCTCAACGACGACCCGCAGCACAACGTCCAGTTGATCCGCCGCGCGTTGCGCTCTGCCTTGGACGCGCAACCTGCCGCCACTCAGCTTCAATCACTGCGCCTGACCCTGCAACGACTGGCCTGTGACGCCGACATGGTGCTGGACCTGCATTGCGATTTCGAATCCGTCGAGCACCTGTACACCACCCCCGAGGCTTGGCCGCAGGTTGAGTTGCTGTCCCGTTACCTGGGCGCGCAGGCCAGCATGCTGGCGACCGATTCCGGCGGGCAGTCATTTGATGAATGCTTCACGCTGGTCTGGTGGCAACTGCAACAACGTTTCGGCGAGCAGTTTGCGATTCCCCTGGGCAGCTTTTCGGTGACCGTGGAACTGCGCGGGCAAGGTGACGTCTGCCATGCCCTGGCCAGCCGCGACTGCCAGGCACTGATCAACTACCTGATTGCCTATGGCGCCATTGCCGGCGAGGTGCCGACGGCGCCGCAGTTGCTTTACCCCGCGACACCACTGGCAGCAGTTGAACCCGTCACCACACCGGTCGGCGGCCTGCTGGTGTTCTGCACCCAACCCGGCGAATACGTCGAGGCCGGGCAACTGATCGCAGAAATCATTGACCCCATCAGCGATGCCGTCATGCCCGTCCACGCCGCTCACGCAGGTTTGCTCTATGCACGCTCGTTGCGGCGCATGGCAACCGCTGGCATGGCCATCGCTCACGTCGCAGGCACCGAAGCCTATCGCAGCGGCTATCTACTTTCTCCTTAA